From Desmodus rotundus isolate HL8 chromosome 10, HLdesRot8A.1, whole genome shotgun sequence, one genomic window encodes:
- the LOC112306089 gene encoding disintegrin and metalloproteinase domain-containing protein 21-like, with product MRQSDGSATLRMPLLLLGLWVVLAPAQHSQGRPSWRYISSEVVIPRKEVHHGKGIQTPGWLSYSLSFGGQRHVIHMRRKKLFWPRHLVMMTQDDQGALQVDYPFVPLDCYYFGYLEEVPFSTVTMDTCYGGLIGMMKLDDLAYEIKPLKDSQRFEHVVSQIVADTNATGPTYTVRYKEERRLRFSQVNASAASRLSSKMYASHPGYMKGCLISSNSVYALYSNVSTCAHFLVSLGSLIDSMFQGVGLRYYISTIIIYTLRDPTTMLIYVVPGSPFHNHYVWSIYIPLKPQTSLVIMRQGPHDLIAAPDLYTICTSRNLIMLGVLSRHYFLLSIIATHLIGRSFGLLYDQVECVCQRRATCIMDRYPLMTDAFSNCSMRDVADLLSNPQKHCTYNSDFQYFNRSLTLALCGNSVVDDGEQCDCGSFKQCYSNPCCTSDCSFTPGSACNSGRCCTNCTYSPPGTLCRPIQNICDLPEYCIGQTFTCPEDVYLQDGTPCSEDGYCYHGNCTDRTMHCKEIFGEGAVNGPDACYRMNTRGNRFGQCTSDSRSKLMGCAETDVQCGRLQCTNVTHLPRLQEHVGFHQSVLEGYLCFGLDLHLGSYTTDVGHVRLGTPCGGGHFCNNSICSGSVAAINYDCHPSKCNLRGICNSKRNCHCHVGWDPPQCIHKGAGGSVDSGPPPRRMRSVRQSDMSVVYLRVVFGRMYAFIAALLFGVATNVRTIKTTTVKEVTPDKN from the coding sequence ATGAGGCAGTCAGACGGTTCGGCCACCCTGAGGATGCCCCTCTTGCTCCTTGGGCTCTGGGTGGTGCTGGCTCCAGCCCAGCATTCTCAGGGCCGTCCCTCATGGCGCTACATCTCCTCCGAGGTGGTGATTCCACGGAAGGAGGTGCACCATGGCAAAGGGATTCAAACACCAGGTTGGCTCTCCTACAGCTTGAGTTTTGGGGGCCAGAGACATGTTATCCACATGCGACGCAAGAAACTATTTTGGCCCCGACACCTGGTGATGATGACTCAGGATGACCAGGGAGCCCTGCAGGTGGATTACCCCTTTGTCCCTCTTGACTGCTACTACTTCGGCTACCTGGAGGAGGTTCCTTTCTCTACAGTCACCATGGACACCTGCTATGGGGGCCTGATAGGTATGATGAAGTTGGATGACCTTGCCTATGAAATCAAACCCCTCAAGGATTCCCAAAGGTTTGAACACGTAGTTTCTCAGATAGTGGCAGACACCAATGCCACAGGACCCACGTATACAGTGAGGTACAAAGAAGAAAGGCGCTTACGGTTCTCTCAAGTGAATGCCAGTGCAGCCTCCAGGCTCAGTAGTAAAATGTATGCAAGCCACCCAGGATATATGAAAGGCTGTCTTATAAGTTCCAATTCAGTTTATGCTCTATACAGCAATGTGTCAACATGTGCCCATTTCCTGGTAAGTCTAGGTAGTTTAATTGACTCTATGTTTCAAGGTGTTGGTCTAAGGTATTACATCAGCACTATAATCATTTATACATTGAGAGACCCAACCACTATGCTCATCTATGTGGTTCCAGGGAGTCCATTTCATAACCATTATGTATGGAGCATTTATATCCCTCTTAAGCCACAGACAAGCTTAGTTATAATGAGACAAGGGCCCCATGACCTTATTGCTGCTCCAGACCTATACACTATATGCACAAGCAGGAATCTCATCATGCTCGGTGTTCTGTCAAGACATTACTTTTTGTTATCGATTATAGCCACCCATTTAATCGGAAGAAGTTTTGGTCTACTTTATGATCAGGTTGAATGTGTTTGCCAGAGAAGGGCCACCTGCATTATGGACAGGTACCCCCTAATGACAGATGCCTTCAGTAATTGTTCCATGAGGGACGTAGCAGACCTACTGAGTAATCCTCAGAAACACTGTACCTACAATAGTGACTTTCAGTATTTCAATAGAAGCCTGACACTGGCTCTATGTGGAAACTCTGTGGTGGATGACGGAGAGCAGTGTGACTGTGGCTCCTTCAAGCAGTGTTACAGCAACCCCTGCTGCACAAGTGACTGCAGCTTTACACCTGGAAGTGCTTGTAACTCAGGCAGGTGCTGCACAAACTGCACCTACTCACCTCCGGGGACACTCTGCAGGCCAATCCAGAACATATGTGACCTTCCAGAGTACTGCATTGGGCAGACCTTCACCTGCCCTGAAGATGTTTATCTACAAGATGGAACCCCCTGTAGTGAAGACGGCTACTGCTATCATGGAAATTGTACTGACCGCACTATGCACTGCAAGGAGATCTTTGGTGAAGGCGCAGTGAATGGTCCAGATGCCTGCTACAGGATGAATACAAGGGGAAACCGATTTGGACAGTGTACAAGCGATAGTCGCTCCAAATTAATGGGTTGTGCTGAGACTGATGTTCAATGTGGACGTCTACAGTGTACCAATGTCACGCATCTGCCTAGGTTGCAAGAACACGTTGGATTCCATCAGTCTGTGTTAGAGGGGTACTTATGTTTTGGGTTGGATTTACACCTTGGGTCATACACGACTGATGTTGGTCATGTGAGACTTGGTACACCCTGTGGTGGTGGGCATTTCTGCAACAACAGTATATGCAGTGGCTCTGTGGCTGCCATAAACTATGACTGCCACCCTTCCAAATGCAACCTCAGGGGAATTTGCAACAGTAAAAGGAACTGCCACTGCCACGTAGGCTGGGACCCTCCCCAGTGCATCCACAAAGGTGCTGGAGGGAGTGTCGACAGCGGACCCCCTCCAAGAAGAATGCGGTCAGTGAGGCAAAGTGACATGTCTGTGGTGTACTTGAGGGTGGTCTTTGGGCGCATGTATGCCTTCATAGCTGCCCTCCTTTTTGGAGTGGCCACCAACGTGAGAACCATCAAGACCACTACAGTCAAGGAAGTGACACCTGATAAAAACTAA